In Leptotrichia sp. oral taxon 221, the DNA window AGTAGTTCTTTTTGCAATAACAAAATCGTGGCAATTGGCATTATGGATAGTCGTGTTTATTACAATTATTCAAACTGTAGAAGCGAATATAATAAAACCATGGTTAACTAGTAAAAGTGTTAATATTCATCCAATTACGACGCTTTTAGTAGTTTTAATTGGAGGAGCTTTATTTGGAATGGGAGGAGCCTTTATTGCAATTCCTGTTTATGTAATTATAAAAAAAGTTTTGGAATTTTATTTTCCAGTCTTAAAAATAGGTGCGAAAATAGAATAAGAGTGATTGACAAAAGTAAAAATATGATATAGTATATGTACATACAAACAAAATTTAAGGAGAGAAAAAATGGGATGTAGTAAAGGAGAAGAAAAAATAAATGGCTGTTTATATTTTACTATCTCGAAAATGTTTAGACTTCTAAATAAAATAGCCGAAGAATCGTTTGAAGGAATGAATATGTGTTCGACGCATGCATTTTTGTTAGTGTTGTTACAAGAGGAACCAAAAGGATTGTCTGTGAATGAAATTTCAGAAGCATTGACGATAGCTCCTTCGACAGTTACGAGATTTGTTGACAAATTGGCTGCAAAAGGATATGTTGAAAGAATAAAAATTGGAAAACATTCCTATACAAAAATAACTGATGAAGGGCAAAAAATTATGCCAGAAGTTTATAAAGCGTGGCACAGTATTTTTGATAAAATAGAGACTTTGGTTGGAGATCAGAAATATCTGGAAGAAACGAAAGAGAAGTTTATTGAATTTACGAATATTATAGAGAATGGGAAAAAATAAATAAATTGCTAAATTGATTGATTGTGTGACAATGAATTGTTTTTTATATAAAAAAATGATATAATTCAAAAGACAAAAAACTTAAAAAAGGTTGAAAATATGAGAAAAATAAAACATAAACAAGTATTGATTTTGCTGTTCTATATTTTACTTTTTGCAAGATTAAAGGCAGAAAATGGAGTTATAGAATTAGAAACACAAAAATCAGTAATCGATTTAGAGAAGGAATCAATAGAAACAAAAGGTAACGTATCATTGAAATATAATGATGTTACTATTCAAGCCGATAATTTGAAAAAATTGGCTAAAAAAAATATAATTTTTGCTCATGGAAATGTCGAATTCAATCAAGGTTCGCAAATTATAAAGGCAGATCAAGTAGTTTATGATATGGATAATAGAAAGGCCAAAATGTTTGGTGCTGAAAGTTATGATGTGAATTTAAAATTAAGATATGGTGGTGAAGAAATACTGAGTGAAGAGCCAGATCCTAAAAAATCTTCAGGAAAACAATCACCAAGAAAAATAACCGTAAAAAATGGTTGGTTTACATCAAGTCCGTATGAAAAGCCAAATTATAAGGTGAATTCGAGAGAATTGGATATATACCCTAATAGAAAAGTTGTCGCCAAAGATATTGGTATAGTTGCAGCTGGGAAAACTTGGCTGAAATTACCGTACTATGTGGTTTCCTTAAAACCGCAAAGTCAGAGAGCGACATTATTTCCGTATATTGGATCAGATAGCGATAGAGGATTGTATGGAATATGGGGATTTGATTATGATAAAGGTCCATTAGCACAGGGATTTGTAGATTTTGAGCTTAGTGCAAAGAAAAAATTAGCATTAAAATTTTCTAATGATTATAATTTTTCAAATGGGAATAGCGGAAATATATTTATAAATAGATTGGTTGTTCCGATTGGTAACCGTAAAAGAGAATGGGATTTTTCATTAAATCATAAATTTGTTAGTACACCAAAAAAAGAGGCGGAAGACAGAAAATTTTATGATTTAGGTTACGGAATATGGAATTTGAATTATAAAAATATGACTACAAATTTGATGAGAGCTGTAGATGGTGTTAAATTGAATGACGATTATACAGCTTATGTTAATAAGTATAATAAAATCGGACTTTATGACTTTAAGATTGATCAAGAGCTTGGAAGAAATGGAGAATTTAATTTAAATTACAATTGGACATCTGATAGGGAAGCATTAAGAGAGTTGACAAAAATTAATGATGATATCGTTGATAGAGACGAACTTGACCCTAGAAAAACTGATGTTGATTTGTATAAAAGTGTAAAATATATCAATGGAAATAACGATGTTTCTGTTGGAGTAGACAATGAAGAATTTATGGATATTAATCCAGGATATGTGGGAGACTTAAACTCGTATAGGAAAAAAAGAAATTATTTTATAGATTTGAGAGGACCTAAAATTCGTTTTGAGTATTTAAATTCAGATAAAGATGAATACGGAGAAGTACGTGGAATGAGAGAGCGTGACGATGCAGATTGGTATTCATTGGAAACTGGTACAATTAGATGGGTTCCAAAAGTGGCTTATGATAAGCGAAAAGAGCAATCTATGACTTTTGGAAATTATTATCCTTTCAAAAAAAGTGAATTTTTTGGATACGAGCCAAGAACAGCATACCAAAATTTGACAAATACATTATATTTTGGAGCTCAAACAAAACAAGTTGATGTAAAACGAAAAGAGTATGAATACGATTACACAAGAGATAATCCTAATTATAATAATTTATTTTTGGATTTGACGGCAGATGCAAACAGTAAAACATACAAAGTTTACGAAGATGCTGAAAGAATCAGAAGAGCGAAAAAAATTATTTCTGAAAAATATAGATCACAAAAGTTCAATGTAGGAAATGATAGAATTGATATTCCATTGAAAGATTCGTATATTTCATATGATTTTAGTATTGAAGCGAGAGATTACGAGAATACTTACATTCCAGAATTTAGTGGTGGTAGAAAAATAGAAGATGTTAATTCGACAACTGGATATAAATTAGCAACAGATGCAAGTGGAAATCCGATGAAACAAAAACCAGCAGTAAATATTGGAGCATTAAATGCAAAATTGTATACTACAATTTTTGACAATACTGCAAAAACAAATAATAAATATGACGTAAAAGTTGTAAATGATGCAGATTTTACATTCCAAAAAGTTGATGCGAAAAGAACGATGTTCAATGGATATGATATCATCGAAACACCGACTGATGTTTTAGGATTAAAAAATAATTTTAGATATAGTATTGGGAATGTAAATTTCAATTATATTTTAACAATGAGAGATGATAAACATGCAGTTGATAATTGGTTAAAAAATCGTTACGTAAGAAATTATTTGAAGGCTGATATTGATAATAAACGTTTTGTGAGTTTAGATTTTGAGAGAAATGACGAATATGAATTTGAAAATTTTAGATCAGAACAAACGTTTAACAGAGAAGTTCAATATGGATATGTAACAGATAATGACAATGCATTTTTATATAGATATTCTGATAGAAATAAACGATATTTTCCATATAACGAAACTATAGGATGGGACAGAAAGAAATATAAGGAAGCCTATCGAGACAGAACATTCGGAGTTAATTTTAATGAATGGGGAGTAGAATATTCAAATGTAATGAATCAAATAAATGATATTTACGGAAATAGTGCAACTTTTGGAACTCCTGATTTAAAATTGAAAACGAATTTACATAGATTCGGTTTCGTTTATGATACAACAAAAATGAAAAATAAAAAGTTTGAATCAGATCATTATTTTAGAGCTAGTTACGGTTTTGGAAAGAAAAAATATAGAGATATAAATGCAACACCGACTAATGCAACGGATGACGTTTATTCTTCTGGAAGTGATTATACAACAATTAGTTTGTTATATAGATATGAAAATAATGCTAAACCAAAATATGCAAAAGATAAAACTGAAGAAACTGAAAAGGTTGCGAATGAAAATCAGGATATAAAATTAGTACAAGATTCAAATACAAAAGAATTTTCGATTGCTAATTCTAATAATCAAATTGATAAAATAAATATTGATACTAAAGATCAGTTATTTTTGAGTAATGAAGAAGAACAAGCGTATAAAAGTTATGTTGAAGAAGAAAAATATAGACAAAATAAATTTAACTTGAATGACTTTAATTCTAAATTACAAGATTTAAGAAAAGGTAAAAAATATTTCCAAGTGGGATTAGATATGGAAATTGACGGTTCAGATTCTTTACATAAAACAAATTATAAAGGAATTGACCGATTGAATGACTTGACATTCAAAATTGAAGCTGGATACTTAGAAAAATTCTTTATGGGATATAAATTTATAATGGAAAGACCAGATAGAATTTATAGAGATGTGCCAGGTCGTAAAAGTACGTTTAATTTCAGAAAACATGAACTTGAAGGAAAATACATGTTTGGACAAGATCCTGATAAACCTTGGTGGGTAGGAGCAAAAGTACAATATGTACAAGATGGAGCTCCAAAAGCTTCAGATCCAGAAATTTTCGAAAGTTCGTCAGCAGCAATAAGAGCAAACAAATTAACATTAGGAATGGCTACAATAAGTCATAGATTCGAAAATGTTGAATGGGAAATCGGTGCTGGAATGAAATGGGATAAACCTGACAATAAAAAATTAGGATACTACCCAGTAGTAACATTAAAATTTGGAATAGTAACATTCCCAGAAAAAAATGTTCAATTAAATTACAGCGGTGGTGGAATCCAATTCGGAGCTGGATTATAAAACAAAGTTAAATACGAAAAATACTTATTTTGCTAAAATGTGCTTAATAAGTATTTTTTATTAAAATTTTGAAGCAAAAGTAAGAAATTGAGAACGGAAAAAATAAAAAGGTTTGAAGAATTTTCCCACATGTGATATACTGAAAACACAAAAAATAAATTGTAAATCAAACTAAATTTTAGAAAGAAGGAGAAAAAAATGATAGAAATGATATTACCTGACGGTAGCAAAAGACAACTAGAAAAACCAATGACAGTAGTGGAATTTGCTAAAACCATAGGTTCTAGCTTAGGAAAAGCAACTGTAGGAGCTATAATTGACGGAACGCAAGTAGATCCTTCATATTTGATAGAAAAATCAGGAAATATAGAATTGATAACAGCAACAAGTGAAAAAGGAATAGAAATCATAAGACACAGTGCAGCACACATTATGGCACAAGCTGTTCAAAGATTATTCCCAAATACAAAAGTTACAATAGGTCCAGTAATCGAAAATGGATTCTTTTATGATTTTGACCCAGAAAAACCATTTACTGAAGAAGATTTAGTAAAAATCGAAGACGAAATGAAAAAAATTGTAAAAGAAAATTATCCTTTTGAAAGAAGCGAAATGAGTGCTGAAGAAGCTAAAAAATTCTTCGCAGAAAAAGGAGAAACTTACAAAGTTGAAATAATTGATGACTTAGGAGAAGATACTGTTAGCATTTATAAACAAGGAGAATTTGTAGATTTATGTAGAGGAACTCACATTCCTTCAACAGGATATTTAAAAGCATTTAAATTAATGTCAACAGCAGGAGCATACTGGAGAGGAAATTCTGATAACAAAATGTTGCAAAGAATTTACGGAGTAGCTTTTGCGAGTAAAAAAGAATTAGATGATTACTTAACAATGATGGAAGAAGCAGAAAGAAGAGATCACAGAAAACTAGGAAAACAACTTAACTTATTTTTCTTAGATGAACATGGACCAGGGTTCCCATTCTTTATGCCAAAAGGTGTTGAATTATTTAATAAACTTCAAGAAATGTGGAGAGTTGAACATAAAAAAAGAGGTTACCAAGAAATTAAAACACCAATTATGCTAGATAGAGAATTATGGGAAATTTCAGGACACTGGTTTAATTATAGAGAAAATATGTATACATCAATAATTGATGAAAAAGTATACGCTATTAAGCCAATGAATTGCCCAGGTTCAATAATTGCCTACAAAAACAACTTACATTCATACAAAGATTTACCATTAAAATATGGAGAAATGGGATTGGTTCATAGACATGAATTTAGTGGAGCTTTGCATGGACTTATGAGAGTTAGAGCATTTACACAAGATGATGCGCACGTTTTCTGTACTAAAGAACAAATTGAAGAACAAATTATTGAAATTATTGATTTATACGATAAATTTTATACTTTATTCGGATTTGAATATCACATTGAATTATCGACAAAACCAGATAAAGCAATTGGTTCAGACGAAATTTGGGAAATGGCAGAAACTAATTTAAAATCAGCTTTGGAACACAAAGGAATTGATTACAAATTAAATCCTGGAGATGGAGCATTCTACGGTCCAAAAATCGATTTCAAAATGAAAGACTCAATCGGAAGAATTTGGCAATGTGGAACAATCCAATTAGATTTCAATTTGCCACAAAGATTTGAAATGAGCTACATTGGTGCGGATGGAGAAAAACATGAACCAGTAATGATTCACCGTGCAATGTACGGAAGTTTAGAAAGATTCCTTGGAATTTTAATTGAACATTACGCAGGAGCTTTCCCAATTTGGCTAGCCCCAGTTCAAGCAAGAATTTTAACAATTTCTGATGAACAAGTTCCATTTGCAAAAGAAGTATTCAAAAAGTTACAAGAAGCAGGAATCAGAGTAGAAATTGACACAAGAGTAGAAAAAATTGGATACAAAATCAGAGAAGCAAACGGAGACCAAAAAATACCAGTACAATTAATTATTGGTAAAAATGAAGTAGCTAACAACGAAGTAAACGTAAGAAGGTTCGGTTCTCAAGACAGTCAAAATGTATCTGTTGATGAAATTGTTAATATTTTAATCGAAGAATCAAAAGTTCCATTTGCAAAATAGTTTGTAAAAAGAATTTTTCTATAAATAAAAAAAGGAAAAATAGAGAAAGTTATAAAAGAAGTATTCTAAAATATACTTAAGGCCATTTAAAATAAAAAATGACCATATTGTCAAGAGGTGATAAAAATGGGAAATGTTAATTTAGAAGAAAACAATTACAGAACGTATATGAGTTATGAAGATTTACAAAGTTTAGTAACATCAAAAGTAAGAGGAAGTATACTTTGGATGGTTTTAGGACTAATCATTACAGGAGTTACTGGTTTTTTCTTTTTAAACGCAGTATCCAATGGAATTATTTCAAATGAAATATTCGGACCAATAATGATAGGGGCAATAATACTAGAACTTGTAACAGTAATAGCATTTACAGCACTAACTTATAAATCAAGTGCTGGAGCACTAAGAGCAATGTTTTTAATTTATTCAGTATTAAATGGAGTTACATTGTCAACATTAGGATTCGCTTACGGATTAGATTTAGTAGTTATCGCATTTGCAAGTACAGTAGTTTTATTTACAGTATTAGCAATTTACGGTTACTGCACAAAAGAAGACTTAACAAAATACACAAGTTTACTAACAGTAGGAATAATCTCATTAATCATAATGAGCTTAATAAATATATTCCTAAGAAGTGACGGATTAATGCTTATAACTTCAATAATAGGAGTTATAGTATTTATAATCTTCATAGCTGTTGATGTAAATAGAATAAAAAGCAACGTAATAGCTTATGCAATGCAAGAAGATGCTTCAATACTTGATAAAATTGAAATACACGGTGCATTACAACTATACTTAGATTTCGTTAACTTGTTTATTTACATTTTAAGACTTCTAGGAAGAAGAAGATAAATATTTAAAATTAAAGATAAACTCAAATAGGTTATTTTACTTAACCTGTCTGAGTTTATTATTTTATAAAAGTCATAGTAGCAAAAAAATTACAAAACATAATTAAAAAAATAAAAATCGAAAGGAAAAAGAATGAAAAGAAAAATTGAATGTGTAGAAGAATTTCACAGAATCTATAAATTAGGAAACTCAGAAAAACCAATCGGAAAATTAAAAGATGGATTAGAAAAATTAAGATTCAATTTAATGAAAGAAGAAAATGAAGAGTATTTAGAAGCAGCTCAAAATGGAGATATAGTAGAAGTTGCCGACGCATTAGGAGATATGCTTTACATCCTTTGTGGTACAATCATCGAACACGGGATGCAAAACGTTATAGATGATGTTTTTGAAGAAATTCACAGAAGTAACTTAAGCAAATTAGATGAAAATGGACAACCAATCTACAGAGAAGACGGAAAAGTAATAAAAGGACCGAATTACTTCCCTCCAAATTTAAAAAAATTCTTTGAAAAATAATTTTATATAGTAAAATTACTTTTAAAACTAAACTTAAAATCTAAGTTTATGTAATTTTATTAATTTATAGGTTAGAGTATAAAATGAGAATAGTAAGAATTGATTATTAATAAAAATTCTTATTTTCTCACTTCCCTTATTTTTTCATTTCTATAAAAAATATTATCTAAATACATCATATTAAAAAAATTATAATATAAATGCTCTTTAAACATAGTAAAAATCGTCATTATATCATTATTATTTTTATAAAAAATATAAAATTCAAAAAAAACTAAAAAAAAATAAAAAAAGTAGTTGACAATTTTTTTTGTTTTTGATATAATACCTCTTGTCGATACAAAAATGTATCATGTACAATAAACAAATAAATAGAAGAAGCATATACCATAAAAGATGTGATAAATAAGGACTTTTAATAATAAAAAAAGTTCCTGTCAATAAGACTTTAAAAGGTGAAAATAAATATTGAATGAAGAGTTTGATCCTGGCTCAGGATGAACGCTGACAGAATGCTTAACACATGCAAGTCAATGGGGAAACGGTGCTTGCACCGTGATAACCATGGCGGACGGGTGAGTAACGCGTAAAGAACTTGCCTCTTAGTCTGGGATAACAGATGGAAACGACTGATAAGACTAGATATTATTAAAGCTTCGCATGAAGCTTTAATGAAAAGAGATGCTAAGAGAGAGCTTTGCGTCCTATTAGTTAGTTGGTGAGGTAACGGCTCACCAAGACGAAGATAGGTAGCCGGTCTGAGAGGATGAACGGCCACAAGGGGACTGAGATACGGCCCTTACTCTTACGGGAGGCAGCAGTGGGGAATATTGGACAATGGAGGAGACTCTGATCCAGCAATTCTGTGTGCACGAAGACGGTTTTCGGATTGTAAAGTGCTTTCAGCAGGGAAGAAGAAAGTGACGGTACCTGCAGAAGAAGCGACGGCTAAATACGTGCCAGCAGCCGCGGTAATACGTATGTCGCAAGCGTTATCCGGAATTATTGGGCATAAAGGGCATCTAGGCGGATATACAAGTCAGGGGTGAAAACTTAGGGCTCAACTCAAAGCTTGCCTTTGAAACTGTATATCTAGAGTGCTGGAGAGGTGGACGGAACTACACGAGTAGAGGTGAAATTCGTAGATATGTGTAGGAATGCCGATGATGAAGATAGTCCACTGGACAGCAACTGACGCTGAAGTGCGAAAGCTAGGGGAGCAAACAGGATTAGATACCCTGGTAGTCCTAGCTGTAAACGATGATTACTGGGTGTGGGCATGAAGAGTGTCTGTGCCGAAGCTAATGCGATAAGTAATCCGCCTGGGGAGTACGACCGCAAGGTTGAAACTCAAAGGAATTGACGGGGACCCGCACAAGCGGTGGAGCATGTGGTTTAATTCGACGCAACGCGAGGAACCTTACCAGATCTTGACATCCTACGTAGGCCTGTGAGAACAGGCTGTGCCTTCGGGAACGTAGAGACAGGTGGTGCATGGCTGTCGACAGCTCGTGTCGTGAGATGTTGGGTTAAGTCCCGCAACGAGCGCAACCCCTATAGTTAGTTACCATCATTAAGTTGGGGACTCTAACTAGACTGCCTGCGAAGAGCAGGAGGAAGGTGGGGATGACGTCAAGTCATCATGCCCCTTATGATCTGGGCTACACACGTGCTACAATGGTTGGTACAAAGAGGAGCAAAACGGTGACGTGGAGCAAAACTAAAAAGCCAATCTAAGTTCGGATTGAAGTCTGCAACTCGACTTCATGAAGTTGGAATCGCTAGTAATCGCAAATCAGCAATGTTGCGGTGAATACGTTCTCGGGTCTTGTACACACCGCCCGTCACACCACGAGAGTTGTTTGCACCTGAAGTTACTGGTTCAACCGTAAGGAGGAAGGTACCTAAGGTGTGGATAGTGATTGGGGTGAAGTCGTAACAAGGTATCCGTACCGGAAGGTGCGGATGGATCACCTCCTTTCTAAGGAGTATATAAATACTAAATCTGTTTGGATTATGTTTCTTCTAGCATAA includes these proteins:
- a CDS encoding MarR family winged helix-turn-helix transcriptional regulator — protein: MGCSKGEEKINGCLYFTISKMFRLLNKIAEESFEGMNMCSTHAFLLVLLQEEPKGLSVNEISEALTIAPSTVTRFVDKLAAKGYVERIKIGKHSYTKITDEGQKIMPEVYKAWHSIFDKIETLVGDQKYLEETKEKFIEFTNIIENGKK
- a CDS encoding LPS-assembly protein LptD, yielding MRKIKHKQVLILLFYILLFARLKAENGVIELETQKSVIDLEKESIETKGNVSLKYNDVTIQADNLKKLAKKNIIFAHGNVEFNQGSQIIKADQVVYDMDNRKAKMFGAESYDVNLKLRYGGEEILSEEPDPKKSSGKQSPRKITVKNGWFTSSPYEKPNYKVNSRELDIYPNRKVVAKDIGIVAAGKTWLKLPYYVVSLKPQSQRATLFPYIGSDSDRGLYGIWGFDYDKGPLAQGFVDFELSAKKKLALKFSNDYNFSNGNSGNIFINRLVVPIGNRKREWDFSLNHKFVSTPKKEAEDRKFYDLGYGIWNLNYKNMTTNLMRAVDGVKLNDDYTAYVNKYNKIGLYDFKIDQELGRNGEFNLNYNWTSDREALRELTKINDDIVDRDELDPRKTDVDLYKSVKYINGNNDVSVGVDNEEFMDINPGYVGDLNSYRKKRNYFIDLRGPKIRFEYLNSDKDEYGEVRGMRERDDADWYSLETGTIRWVPKVAYDKRKEQSMTFGNYYPFKKSEFFGYEPRTAYQNLTNTLYFGAQTKQVDVKRKEYEYDYTRDNPNYNNLFLDLTADANSKTYKVYEDAERIRRAKKIISEKYRSQKFNVGNDRIDIPLKDSYISYDFSIEARDYENTYIPEFSGGRKIEDVNSTTGYKLATDASGNPMKQKPAVNIGALNAKLYTTIFDNTAKTNNKYDVKVVNDADFTFQKVDAKRTMFNGYDIIETPTDVLGLKNNFRYSIGNVNFNYILTMRDDKHAVDNWLKNRYVRNYLKADIDNKRFVSLDFERNDEYEFENFRSEQTFNREVQYGYVTDNDNAFLYRYSDRNKRYFPYNETIGWDRKKYKEAYRDRTFGVNFNEWGVEYSNVMNQINDIYGNSATFGTPDLKLKTNLHRFGFVYDTTKMKNKKFESDHYFRASYGFGKKKYRDINATPTNATDDVYSSGSDYTTISLLYRYENNAKPKYAKDKTEETEKVANENQDIKLVQDSNTKEFSIANSNNQIDKINIDTKDQLFLSNEEEQAYKSYVEEEKYRQNKFNLNDFNSKLQDLRKGKKYFQVGLDMEIDGSDSLHKTNYKGIDRLNDLTFKIEAGYLEKFFMGYKFIMERPDRIYRDVPGRKSTFNFRKHELEGKYMFGQDPDKPWWVGAKVQYVQDGAPKASDPEIFESSSAAIRANKLTLGMATISHRFENVEWEIGAGMKWDKPDNKKLGYYPVVTLKFGIVTFPEKNVQLNYSGGGIQFGAGL
- the thrS gene encoding threonine--tRNA ligase codes for the protein MIEMILPDGSKRQLEKPMTVVEFAKTIGSSLGKATVGAIIDGTQVDPSYLIEKSGNIELITATSEKGIEIIRHSAAHIMAQAVQRLFPNTKVTIGPVIENGFFYDFDPEKPFTEEDLVKIEDEMKKIVKENYPFERSEMSAEEAKKFFAEKGETYKVEIIDDLGEDTVSIYKQGEFVDLCRGTHIPSTGYLKAFKLMSTAGAYWRGNSDNKMLQRIYGVAFASKKELDDYLTMMEEAERRDHRKLGKQLNLFFLDEHGPGFPFFMPKGVELFNKLQEMWRVEHKKRGYQEIKTPIMLDRELWEISGHWFNYRENMYTSIIDEKVYAIKPMNCPGSIIAYKNNLHSYKDLPLKYGEMGLVHRHEFSGALHGLMRVRAFTQDDAHVFCTKEQIEEQIIEIIDLYDKFYTLFGFEYHIELSTKPDKAIGSDEIWEMAETNLKSALEHKGIDYKLNPGDGAFYGPKIDFKMKDSIGRIWQCGTIQLDFNLPQRFEMSYIGADGEKHEPVMIHRAMYGSLERFLGILIEHYAGAFPIWLAPVQARILTISDEQVPFAKEVFKKLQEAGIRVEIDTRVEKIGYKIREANGDQKIPVQLIIGKNEVANNEVNVRRFGSQDSQNVSVDEIVNILIEESKVPFAK
- a CDS encoding Bax inhibitor-1/YccA family protein translates to MGNVNLEENNYRTYMSYEDLQSLVTSKVRGSILWMVLGLIITGVTGFFFLNAVSNGIISNEIFGPIMIGAIILELVTVIAFTALTYKSSAGALRAMFLIYSVLNGVTLSTLGFAYGLDLVVIAFASTVVLFTVLAIYGYCTKEDLTKYTSLLTVGIISLIIMSLINIFLRSDGLMLITSIIGVIVFIIFIAVDVNRIKSNVIAYAMQEDASILDKIEIHGALQLYLDFVNLFIYILRLLGRRR
- a CDS encoding nucleoside triphosphate pyrophosphohydrolase family protein, yielding MKRKIECVEEFHRIYKLGNSEKPIGKLKDGLEKLRFNLMKEENEEYLEAAQNGDIVEVADALGDMLYILCGTIIEHGMQNVIDDVFEEIHRSNLSKLDENGQPIYREDGKVIKGPNYFPPNLKKFFEK